In a genomic window of Corynebacterium coyleae:
- a CDS encoding GuaB3 family IMP dehydrogenase-related protein: protein MRDYVEIGIGREARKAYGLSDLSIVPKRRTRSSQDVDTSWHIDAYTFDIPLASHPTDALASPEFVIEMGKQGGLGVIDAEGLWGRHADLEAAVKKVVDSCEDPFNVDTAEKYQEFVEAGERAVRTLQELHAAELDHDLLSERIAQVRDSGVTVAVRVSPQNVRELAPVVIAAGAEILFIQGSIVSAEHVQKGGEPLNLKEFVGSLDVPVIAGGVYDYTTATHLMRAGVAGVIVGSGDADTVVNVPMATAIADVAAARRDYLDETGGRYVHILADTTIWGAGEIAAAIACGADAVMLGNPLTKATEAAAGGVYWEAQTAHPRFPRGSVRKEPDFTSSAPLEVVLFGPSSDPWGAMNLIGGLKRIMAKCGYTGIKAFQKADLAIRN, encoded by the coding sequence ATGCGTGACTACGTGGAAATCGGCATTGGGCGCGAAGCCCGCAAGGCTTACGGCTTGAGTGATTTGTCGATCGTTCCGAAACGACGCACCCGCTCCTCGCAGGATGTGGACACCTCCTGGCATATTGATGCCTACACGTTCGATATCCCGCTTGCGTCCCACCCGACGGACGCGTTGGCAAGCCCTGAGTTTGTTATCGAGATGGGCAAGCAGGGTGGCCTCGGTGTGATTGACGCGGAAGGCCTGTGGGGCCGACACGCTGATCTGGAGGCTGCGGTGAAGAAGGTGGTGGACTCATGCGAGGACCCCTTTAACGTCGATACGGCTGAGAAGTACCAGGAGTTTGTCGAGGCAGGTGAGCGTGCCGTGCGCACCTTGCAGGAGTTGCACGCCGCAGAACTTGATCACGACTTGCTTTCGGAACGTATCGCCCAGGTGCGTGACTCTGGCGTGACTGTTGCGGTGCGCGTGAGCCCGCAGAACGTGCGCGAATTGGCGCCTGTAGTTATCGCCGCAGGTGCAGAAATCCTCTTCATTCAGGGGTCGATCGTGTCTGCAGAGCACGTGCAAAAAGGTGGGGAACCGTTGAACTTGAAAGAGTTCGTCGGTTCGCTCGACGTGCCGGTCATTGCCGGTGGTGTGTATGACTACACGACCGCGACCCACCTGATGCGCGCTGGCGTTGCTGGTGTCATTGTCGGTTCGGGCGATGCCGACACGGTGGTGAATGTCCCGATGGCTACCGCTATCGCAGATGTCGCGGCAGCACGTCGGGATTACCTCGATGAGACTGGTGGACGTTATGTCCACATTCTTGCGGATACCACTATTTGGGGGGCAGGCGAGATTGCTGCAGCCATCGCTTGTGGTGCAGATGCTGTCATGCTTGGCAACCCATTGACGAAGGCAACTGAGGCTGCTGCCGGTGGCGTGTATTGGGAAGCTCAGACAGCTCACCCACGTTTTCCGCGAGGTAGCGTGCGGAAGGAACCTGACTTCACTTCTTCGGCGCCACTGGAGGTAGTGCTCTTCGGTCCATCGAGCGATCCTTGGGGTGCGATGAATCTCATTGGTGGACTGAAAAGAATTATGGCGAAATGTGGCTATACTGGGATCAAAGCTTTCCAGAAAGCCGATTTGGCAATCCGTAACTAA
- a CDS encoding PAS domain-containing protein — protein sequence MSSRVTILRDAPEGPFHEVDVNDIFFSVTDAKGVMTHVNDVFIKYAQYSAEEMIGKPHNLIRHEEMPGAAFKLMWDTIEEGRPFAAYVRNKAKSGSAYDVFATVTPLPNGGYLSVRTRPMTENFEAAAGIYQEANIVEHEAKANGVGRRERAVMGAEKVTELLPDYDAFLREVLPAEVQAREDAGFTLPEGSGDIYEAAVTLYRELDEFMTVQTAIKDAAEELRKASATLVEENAVTNNVKAEMENVVTEGASRTLLLAPLQVWATMRGIIDENARTLEETAQELYAKTSNARMAIALARLHTAQTAQFSTEANVQESMQLLVDALEADVKHMDDAVFLHSSFRRRVELKVNSITELTKIPLEMIRRWSENTNDMGEEVAPLVEQVNKAMAAADASINQLHRSAERLAQAPSTEKVREALDSLSAAVR from the coding sequence ATGTCTAGCCGTGTAACGATTCTTCGCGACGCCCCTGAGGGCCCATTCCACGAAGTTGATGTGAACGACATCTTCTTTTCGGTGACTGACGCCAAAGGTGTGATGACGCATGTGAACGATGTGTTCATCAAGTACGCGCAGTACTCCGCCGAAGAGATGATTGGTAAGCCGCACAACCTCATCCGTCATGAGGAGATGCCTGGTGCGGCGTTCAAACTCATGTGGGACACCATCGAGGAGGGCCGTCCTTTCGCCGCGTATGTGCGTAATAAGGCGAAGAGCGGCTCCGCGTACGACGTGTTTGCCACTGTTACGCCGCTGCCAAACGGCGGTTACCTCTCGGTGCGTACCCGTCCGATGACGGAGAACTTCGAAGCAGCCGCTGGTATTTACCAAGAAGCAAACATCGTTGAGCACGAGGCGAAGGCCAACGGTGTTGGCCGCCGCGAGCGTGCAGTGATGGGCGCGGAGAAGGTTACGGAGCTGCTGCCGGACTACGACGCATTCCTGCGCGAAGTCCTTCCTGCTGAGGTCCAGGCACGTGAGGATGCAGGCTTTACGCTTCCGGAAGGCTCCGGCGACATCTACGAGGCTGCCGTGACGCTCTACCGTGAACTCGACGAGTTCATGACGGTGCAGACCGCCATTAAGGACGCTGCTGAGGAGCTGCGCAAGGCCAGTGCGACGCTGGTCGAGGAAAACGCAGTGACCAACAACGTGAAGGCCGAGATGGAAAACGTGGTCACCGAGGGTGCATCGCGTACGCTGCTGCTCGCACCGCTGCAGGTGTGGGCGACGATGCGTGGCATTATCGACGAGAACGCGAGGACCCTCGAGGAGACCGCTCAGGAGCTCTACGCCAAGACGTCCAACGCACGTATGGCTATTGCTCTGGCTCGTCTGCACACCGCACAGACCGCACAGTTCTCCACGGAGGCTAACGTGCAGGAGTCGATGCAGCTTCTCGTCGACGCACTCGAGGCTGACGTCAAGCACATGGATGACGCCGTGTTCTTGCACTCGTCGTTCCGTCGCCGCGTGGAGCTGAAGGTTAACTCCATCACGGAGCTGACCAAGATTCCGCTCGAGATGATTCGTCGTTGGTCTGAGAACACCAACGACATGGGCGAAGAGGTCGCACCGCTGGTGGAGCAGGTGAACAAGGCAATGGCTGCTGCTGATGCCTCGATTAACCAGCTGCACCGCTCAGCTGAGCGCCTCGCACAGGCACCTTCGACGGAGAAGGTGCGCGAGGCTCTGGACAGTCTCAGCGCTGCGGTCCGTTAA
- a CDS encoding EamA family transporter: MTLRAPSPVEPNADRTAVLCILGSCLFLQLGAALATQLFPHAGTWATSSFRLLIASVILLAISRPAFWRWTPEQWGAAIVLGVSLGCMNGFYYAGIATVPLASAVTIQFLGPLLLAAVLSRSVRDGISVGLALTGMALLGVDSLSGEPLDRLGVFYILIAGAAWAVYILANKRTGRLIAGQGGLAVALAVGGLVTLPFGFEGALVIVSDTNLLLLAIGTAILASLLPTSLELIAMRRLRPQVFSILISFEPAFAALVGWLVLSQGPSPLKLAAIALVIGASVNQTLAGKRLRRQV, translated from the coding sequence ATGACATTGCGTGCCCCCTCCCCGGTTGAACCCAATGCCGACCGCACCGCCGTGTTGTGCATCCTTGGGTCCTGCCTGTTTCTGCAGCTTGGCGCAGCTCTTGCCACGCAGCTTTTCCCCCATGCCGGAACCTGGGCGACGAGTTCATTCCGACTACTCATCGCCTCCGTCATCCTGCTTGCAATCTCACGGCCAGCGTTTTGGCGCTGGACTCCCGAACAATGGGGTGCAGCGATCGTGCTCGGAGTGTCACTAGGCTGCATGAACGGCTTCTACTACGCCGGTATTGCAACTGTGCCACTCGCATCCGCGGTAACCATCCAATTCCTCGGCCCGCTGCTGCTCGCCGCGGTGTTGTCCCGTTCGGTACGCGACGGCATCTCCGTCGGGCTTGCGCTTACAGGTATGGCGCTGCTTGGCGTTGATTCGCTCTCCGGTGAGCCGCTCGACCGCCTCGGCGTGTTCTACATCCTGATCGCAGGCGCTGCCTGGGCGGTGTACATCCTTGCCAACAAGCGCACTGGCCGCCTCATCGCCGGCCAAGGTGGGCTCGCGGTTGCCCTTGCAGTTGGTGGTTTGGTGACGTTGCCCTTCGGTTTCGAAGGCGCACTCGTTATCGTTTCCGATACCAATCTGCTGCTCCTCGCAATTGGTACCGCAATCTTGGCGTCGCTGCTCCCAACATCACTGGAACTGATTGCTATGCGACGACTCCGCCCCCAGGTATTTTCCATCCTCATCTCGTTCGAGCCTGCATTTGCAGCACTCGTCGGATGGCTTGTGCTCAGCCAGGGCCCCTCCCCGCTGAAGCTTGCGGCGATTGCCTTGGTTATCGGTGCTTCCGTCAACCAGACACTCGCCGGCAAGCGACTCCGACGTCAGGTTTAA
- the guaA gene encoding glutamine-hydrolyzing GMP synthase: MPSASIWAVTTAQKRPVLVVDFGAQYAQLIARRVREAHVFSEVVPSTITAAEVREKNPQALVLSGGPSSVYAEGAPQLDPEIFELGLPIFGICYGFQVMTQALGGKVEETGAREYGRTAMAVKGGVLHAGLDEHPVWMSHGDSVTQAPEGFEVTASTPGAPVAAFENAERKFAGVQYHPEVMHSPHGQEVLTRFLTEIAGLEQNWTASNIAQQLIDDVRNQVGDGYAICGLSGGVDSAVAAALVQRAIGDRLTCVFVDHGLLRQGEREQVEKDFVAATGAKLVTVDERKAFLGKLAGVTEPEAKRKAIGAEFIRSFERAVAGILADSGEDQTVDYLVQGTLYPDVVESGGGTGTANIKSHHNVGGLPDDVEFELVEPLRLLFKDEVRAVGRELGLPEVIVNRQPFPGPGLGIRIIGEVTEERLETLRAADAIAREELTKAGLDDQIWQCPVVLLADVRSVGVQGDGRTYGHPIVLRPVASEDAMTADWVRIPYETLEVISTRITNEVADVNRVVLDVTSKPPATIEWE, translated from the coding sequence ATGCCATCAGCTAGTATTTGGGCCGTGACTACCGCTCAGAAACGCCCTGTTCTTGTCGTTGATTTTGGTGCGCAATACGCGCAGTTGATCGCCCGCCGTGTGCGCGAGGCGCATGTGTTCTCGGAGGTTGTGCCGTCGACTATTACGGCTGCGGAGGTTCGTGAGAAGAACCCGCAGGCGTTGGTGCTCTCCGGTGGGCCGTCGTCGGTGTACGCGGAGGGTGCCCCGCAGCTCGATCCGGAGATCTTTGAGCTGGGGCTGCCGATCTTTGGTATTTGCTATGGCTTCCAGGTGATGACGCAGGCGCTCGGCGGCAAGGTCGAGGAGACCGGTGCCCGCGAGTACGGACGCACGGCGATGGCTGTCAAGGGTGGCGTGCTGCACGCTGGCCTGGATGAGCACCCGGTGTGGATGTCCCACGGCGATTCCGTGACGCAGGCGCCGGAGGGCTTTGAGGTCACTGCCTCGACCCCGGGTGCGCCGGTTGCTGCGTTTGAGAACGCGGAGCGCAAGTTTGCTGGTGTGCAGTACCACCCGGAGGTGATGCACTCGCCGCACGGCCAGGAGGTGCTGACCCGCTTCCTCACGGAGATTGCTGGTCTGGAGCAGAACTGGACGGCGTCGAATATTGCGCAGCAGCTTATCGACGATGTCCGTAACCAAGTCGGCGACGGCTACGCCATCTGCGGCCTGTCTGGCGGCGTGGATTCCGCCGTGGCGGCAGCGCTTGTGCAGCGTGCCATCGGTGACCGTTTGACTTGTGTGTTCGTGGATCATGGTCTGCTGCGTCAGGGTGAGCGCGAGCAGGTGGAGAAGGACTTCGTCGCCGCGACCGGTGCGAAGCTGGTCACTGTGGATGAGCGCAAGGCCTTCCTGGGCAAGCTCGCTGGCGTGACCGAGCCGGAGGCCAAGCGTAAGGCGATCGGTGCGGAGTTCATCCGTTCCTTCGAGCGCGCCGTGGCTGGAATCCTGGCGGATTCCGGGGAGGACCAAACCGTCGATTACCTGGTGCAGGGCACCCTGTACCCGGATGTTGTGGAGTCCGGCGGCGGCACCGGTACCGCGAACATCAAGAGCCACCACAACGTCGGTGGCCTGCCGGATGACGTGGAGTTCGAGCTCGTCGAGCCGCTGCGTCTGCTGTTCAAGGACGAGGTTCGTGCGGTTGGCCGCGAGCTCGGCCTGCCTGAGGTGATTGTGAACCGTCAGCCGTTCCCGGGGCCGGGCCTGGGTATCCGCATCATCGGTGAGGTCACCGAGGAGCGCCTGGAAACCCTGCGCGCTGCTGATGCGATTGCTCGCGAGGAGCTGACCAAGGCTGGCCTGGATGACCAGATCTGGCAGTGCCCGGTCGTGCTGTTGGCCGATGTGCGCTCGGTTGGTGTGCAGGGCGATGGCCGCACCTACGGTCACCCGATCGTGCTTCGCCCGGTCGCATCCGAGGACGCGATGACCGCGGACTGGGTGCGCATCCCGTACGAGACACTTGAGGTGATTTCTACCCGCATCACCAACGAGGTGGCCGACGTCAACCGCGTGGTGCTGGACGTAACATCCAAGCCGCCGGCCACCATCGAGTGGGAGTAA
- a CDS encoding PspC domain-containing protein, translating into METNTLKRMWETRPPRIPQDQGGKAFIGGVCEGIGARYQIDPTLIRVLFVVLSIAFGGGLFLYLLCWINMPRFGLTRTPASSIATPKEQLTKVEKKERDTGWLLLLGLVIFFPSVAVASDLRGVLVTFALFALGWYLAYQRQPEAPEGLVVGVESQTSKGPVVDTSHLTVPEGYEHPGQKPPAWDPLGAAPELWHLPDPVEPAPERAQPKKRYWLWIPVTLVLTTATFWTMTVVSQLRIGSIGNYGVANVSAYSAEAIPEFKHNIGEARIDLTMLEPLDEPKTINISNGVGKIDLKLPNHIPVDINCKVTIGEVACPEERQNADTDSALLTINVSQRVGSVSAYYAREDAGEGN; encoded by the coding sequence ATGGAAACCAACACACTGAAGCGCATGTGGGAGACCCGCCCGCCCCGCATCCCGCAAGACCAGGGCGGCAAGGCATTCATCGGTGGCGTCTGCGAAGGCATCGGTGCCCGCTACCAAATCGACCCAACGCTCATCCGCGTCCTGTTCGTCGTATTGTCAATCGCCTTCGGCGGTGGCCTGTTCCTTTACCTGTTGTGCTGGATCAACATGCCCCGCTTCGGGCTGACCCGCACCCCAGCAAGTTCGATCGCCACCCCGAAAGAGCAGCTGACCAAGGTAGAGAAGAAAGAGCGCGACACGGGCTGGCTGCTGCTCCTCGGCCTTGTCATCTTCTTCCCCTCCGTCGCCGTTGCCAGCGACCTGCGCGGGGTTTTGGTCACCTTCGCGCTCTTCGCACTTGGTTGGTACCTCGCCTACCAGCGCCAGCCAGAGGCCCCGGAGGGACTCGTGGTGGGCGTGGAGTCGCAGACAAGTAAAGGCCCTGTTGTGGACACCTCCCACCTGACCGTGCCGGAAGGTTACGAACACCCCGGGCAGAAACCACCGGCATGGGACCCACTCGGCGCGGCACCTGAGCTGTGGCACCTTCCGGACCCTGTCGAGCCAGCTCCGGAGCGTGCGCAACCAAAGAAGCGCTACTGGCTGTGGATCCCCGTCACACTGGTGCTGACAACGGCAACATTCTGGACAATGACCGTGGTTAGCCAACTTCGCATCGGCTCAATCGGCAACTACGGCGTTGCAAATGTCTCTGCCTACTCCGCGGAGGCTATACCGGAATTTAAACACAACATCGGCGAGGCTCGGATCGACCTCACCATGCTCGAGCCACTCGACGAGCCGAAGACAATCAACATCAGCAACGGCGTCGGCAAGATCGACCTCAAGCTTCCCAATCACATTCCCGTCGACATCAACTGCAAGGTGACCATCGGCGAAGTCGCATGCCCCGAAGAACGACAAAACGCGGACACGGACAGCGCACTACTCACGATTAACGTGTCGCAGCGCGTCGGATCCGTGTCCGCGTACTACGCCCGCGAGGATGCAGGCGAAGGAAACTGA
- a CDS encoding ATP-binding protein, giving the protein MSALYPRLTRDRSRRVIAGVASGAADLLGVDVKWVRLFLVAASFAGGFGVLLYAGLWVFTPVAESAAPRQRPSALDIFLVLAGFAGALTSLQISSGAGSMVVFIIGVLIVGAVIALQAYDRGTDSWGNIAALSLGALLVMSGVLAVALLGESAGVAGVVVSVLVTVLGVGVLVVPLIAKLANSLVAEREAKAVADQRAEIASRLHDSVLQTLALIQRQADDPDEVVRLARGQERELRAWLFDDTVSNHTTTFAALHKAAGEVEDAYGVVIQPVTVGEDIPFDERTEAVVLAAREAMVNAAKHAGVDSIDVYAEHLAGRLEVFVRDRGAGFDPDRVPADRHGLRDSIVGRVERVGGEVHVVSSIGNGSEIELALDL; this is encoded by the coding sequence ATGTCTGCGTTGTATCCTCGGCTGACCCGTGATCGTTCCCGCCGCGTTATTGCTGGCGTGGCGTCCGGGGCGGCTGACCTGCTCGGGGTGGACGTGAAATGGGTGCGTCTGTTTTTGGTTGCGGCGAGTTTCGCTGGTGGCTTCGGGGTGCTGCTGTACGCAGGTCTGTGGGTGTTTACCCCGGTTGCTGAAAGTGCTGCGCCGCGGCAGCGCCCGAGTGCGCTCGACATCTTCCTGGTGCTTGCAGGGTTCGCGGGTGCGTTGACGTCGCTGCAGATTTCCTCCGGTGCGGGCTCCATGGTGGTGTTCATCATCGGTGTGCTCATCGTCGGTGCAGTGATCGCGTTGCAGGCGTATGACCGTGGCACGGATTCGTGGGGCAACATCGCAGCGTTGTCCTTGGGTGCGCTATTGGTCATGAGCGGGGTGCTGGCTGTGGCACTCCTTGGGGAGAGTGCCGGGGTCGCCGGTGTGGTTGTTTCCGTGCTGGTGACGGTGCTTGGTGTCGGGGTGCTTGTGGTGCCGCTGATTGCCAAGTTGGCCAACTCGCTTGTCGCGGAGCGTGAGGCGAAAGCGGTGGCGGATCAGCGCGCGGAGATCGCCTCGCGCCTGCACGATTCAGTGCTGCAGACCTTGGCGTTGATCCAGCGTCAGGCGGATGATCCGGACGAGGTGGTGCGCCTTGCCCGTGGTCAGGAGCGCGAACTTCGGGCATGGCTTTTCGACGACACCGTGTCCAACCACACCACCACCTTCGCCGCGTTGCACAAGGCCGCAGGCGAGGTCGAGGATGCCTACGGGGTCGTGATTCAACCGGTCACGGTGGGCGAGGATATTCCTTTCGACGAGCGCACCGAAGCGGTCGTGCTCGCCGCCCGGGAAGCGATGGTCAACGCCGCAAAGCATGCCGGGGTGGATTCGATTGACGTCTACGCCGAGCACCTCGCGGGCAGGCTCGAGGTGTTCGTGCGCGACCGGGGTGCCGGCTTCGACCCGGATCGGGTGCCTGCGGACCGGCACGGGCTGCGCGATTCCATCGTGGGCCGGGTTGAGCGGGTTGGGGGAGAGGTGCACGTGGTGTCGTCGATAGGCAATGGCTCCGAGATCGAACTAGCGTTAGACCTATGA
- a CDS encoding LuxR C-terminal-related transcriptional regulator — protein MTRVFLVDDHSVFRAGVKAELAAAGNGQLEVVGEAGTVAEAVRGIEKTQPDVVLLDVHMPDGGGLAVLKRAPGPAYLALSVSDAAEDVIALIRAGARGYVTKNIAGTELAEAIERVRGGDAYFSPRLAGFVLDAFASGPVVEEDDPAVDSLTRRELEVLRLLARGYTYKEIAERLFISVKTVETHASNILRKTQTSNRHQLTRWAVARDLG, from the coding sequence ATGACGCGCGTGTTTCTGGTGGACGATCACTCGGTGTTTCGGGCCGGGGTGAAAGCCGAGCTGGCTGCCGCAGGTAACGGCCAGCTGGAGGTTGTCGGGGAGGCGGGCACGGTTGCGGAGGCGGTGCGCGGGATCGAAAAGACGCAGCCAGATGTGGTGCTGTTGGACGTGCACATGCCCGACGGTGGTGGGTTGGCTGTGCTCAAACGCGCGCCGGGGCCTGCGTATTTAGCGTTGAGTGTCTCCGACGCCGCTGAGGATGTTATTGCGCTGATCCGTGCCGGGGCGCGTGGGTACGTGACCAAGAACATCGCAGGGACAGAACTTGCGGAGGCGATTGAGCGGGTGCGCGGCGGAGACGCATACTTCTCGCCGCGGCTTGCCGGGTTTGTGCTCGACGCGTTTGCCTCTGGTCCGGTTGTGGAGGAGGACGACCCGGCGGTGGACTCGCTGACCCGGCGTGAACTTGAGGTGTTGCGGCTGCTTGCGCGTGGTTACACCTACAAGGAAATCGCCGAGCGGCTGTTCATTTCGGTGAAGACGGTGGAGACGCACGCCTCCAACATTTTGCGCAAGACGCAGACGTCGAACCGCCACCAGTTGACCCGGTGGGCGGTTGCGCGCGACTTAGGGTAG
- a CDS encoding FAD/NAD(P)-binding protein, which produces MGADIAIVGAGPRGISITERIAAFLNDRGATPLTLHIIDDAQLGAGRIWDTKQTRTLCMNTLAGAVTLFTEPGATVTAPVLEGPTMFEWIQALRGEFAHPLISDHPPAVPSTFDAEIRVTRPESNPSRALYGEYLRWVWQVALAELPDSVTVVEHQFRAMSLYSDGGRDAILLADGTLIHADATVVASGWVLPAPTPAQQAFAKSGLTYIPPGNPVEQDVDRIGEGERLLVRGMGMGFFDLMALTTINRGGRFFEDDTARSGLRYDATGEEPHFVVTSGRGYPYLPKSEYNSLPPKADLSRLRAAIDANPAEPGSGTLSFGRTLWPALARDAFAEYYRTLARVRPEALKVPLEEIITRIDDTDLAVHASPEDILPVARALTEALEGTSTEPFDMAAWVDPLAGTEDLSLDELQRVVTDSMAGDIAEAVAAWDSPIKAGLWAISAGRKPSAIATENGKGTPEVARSQYMAFGQMVGSGPPLFRTRELLALADAGLVTFLGPQPVVDTQEGAFTAASHGRTTTATALADAFLPGPDIRNTKDPLVRSLVDANRVRPFAHTASPETDADTRRAVHPDGALDPRLHIVGIPTGKQWADTTISPMPGTNPLMLQETDKTALSLLTQARVL; this is translated from the coding sequence GTGGGAGCAGACATCGCCATCGTCGGAGCAGGACCGCGAGGCATCTCCATCACCGAGCGCATCGCAGCCTTCCTCAACGACCGTGGCGCCACACCACTGACGTTGCACATCATCGACGACGCCCAGCTCGGCGCCGGCCGCATCTGGGACACCAAACAAACCCGCACACTGTGCATGAACACCCTGGCTGGCGCGGTGACCCTGTTCACCGAGCCCGGCGCGACCGTCACCGCACCTGTGCTCGAAGGCCCCACCATGTTTGAGTGGATCCAGGCGCTTCGCGGCGAATTCGCGCATCCGCTTATCAGCGACCACCCGCCGGCCGTCCCCAGCACCTTCGACGCTGAAATCCGTGTGACGCGGCCTGAATCTAATCCGTCGCGCGCGTTGTATGGCGAGTACTTGCGCTGGGTGTGGCAGGTTGCGCTGGCCGAGCTGCCGGACTCCGTCACCGTGGTTGAGCACCAGTTCCGCGCGATGTCGCTGTACAGCGACGGAGGCCGCGACGCGATCTTGCTTGCAGATGGCACGTTGATCCACGCCGACGCCACCGTGGTCGCCTCCGGTTGGGTGTTGCCCGCCCCAACCCCGGCACAGCAGGCCTTTGCCAAATCTGGCCTGACCTACATCCCGCCCGGCAACCCGGTTGAGCAGGACGTGGACCGCATCGGCGAGGGCGAGCGCCTGCTCGTGCGCGGTATGGGCATGGGCTTTTTCGACCTCATGGCGCTGACCACCATCAACCGGGGCGGCCGCTTCTTCGAGGACGACACGGCCCGCTCCGGTTTGCGTTACGACGCCACCGGCGAGGAACCCCACTTCGTAGTCACCTCCGGCCGCGGCTACCCCTACCTGCCTAAGTCCGAGTACAACTCGCTGCCGCCAAAGGCCGATTTGTCACGCCTGCGCGCAGCCATCGATGCCAACCCTGCCGAGCCCGGCAGCGGCACCTTGTCGTTCGGCCGCACCCTGTGGCCAGCGCTCGCCCGCGATGCCTTCGCCGAGTACTACCGCACCCTCGCGCGCGTGCGCCCCGAGGCGCTGAAGGTGCCGCTCGAGGAGATCATCACGCGTATCGACGACACCGACCTGGCCGTCCACGCCTCCCCCGAGGACATCCTGCCGGTCGCCCGCGCCCTGACCGAAGCACTCGAGGGCACAAGCACCGAACCGTTCGACATGGCTGCCTGGGTCGACCCGCTCGCCGGCACGGAAGATCTCAGCCTGGACGAACTCCAGCGCGTGGTCACCGACTCCATGGCGGGCGACATCGCCGAGGCCGTCGCCGCCTGGGACTCCCCGATCAAGGCCGGGCTGTGGGCGATTTCAGCCGGCCGCAAACCCAGCGCCATCGCCACCGAAAACGGCAAAGGCACCCCGGAGGTGGCCCGCTCGCAGTACATGGCGTTCGGTCAGATGGTCGGCTCCGGCCCGCCACTGTTCCGCACCCGCGAACTGCTTGCACTTGCAGACGCCGGCCTGGTGACGTTCCTGGGCCCGCAGCCGGTCGTCGATACGCAAGAAGGCGCATTCACCGCCGCAAGCCACGGGCGCACCACCACCGCGACTGCACTCGCCGACGCGTTCCTGCCTGGCCCGGACATCCGCAACACCAAGGACCCGCTGGTGCGCTCGCTTGTCGACGCCAACCGCGTCCGCCCCTTCGCCCACACCGCCTCACCCGAAACCGACGCGGACACCCGCCGCGCCGTCCACCCCGACGGCGCCCTGGATCCCCGCCTGCACATCGTGGGCATCCCGACCGGCAAGCAGTGGGCGGACACGACGATCTCGCCGATGCCGGGCACGAACCCGCTCATGCTGCAAGAAACCGACAAAACTGCGTTGTCGCTGCTCACCCAGGCGCGCGTGCTCTAG